Genomic window (Nymphaea colorata isolate Beijing-Zhang1983 chromosome 1, ASM883128v2, whole genome shotgun sequence):
AAGTTTTTTTGACTTCAGTCCAAGCTTGCCTTTAGCCAAATATTCGCTCTCATGTAGAAACCCATCTAATTTCGGGGGATTTTTACCTATCATCAGGATGCCTGTGGGCAGATGCTagtatctgattttttctgcaTTGAATTTTTCCCTGCAGCGCTCTCGTGTTTTGACCTTGATAACTATTCTTGTAAAACACCATCCTTTTGGGGTATTATACTTCGTCACTAGCTGTCGTAGGAGAAGCTGCTCGTCCGACTTGTTTGCTTAGTCATATAAAATGCTCTGTTTTCCAATCGTGCAGGCCCGTGGAAGTGGTGGAGTCGGACACAGAATACTCTGAAGAGAACGTCACGTACAATACCAGCATTGATTCGTTGCCATATGAATCCTCCAATCCCGAGCCGTTCACGTTCCCTGGGCTCCGAAGCGACCTCGAGTTTCTTGAGCAGGGGATCGTTGGTAGCTTCTCACGTTTCATCGAGGCAGCAGAGGAAATGAAGAACTACTTCCAATCACTGAGCGGATTTTCACGCGACTGGGAGTCCAGGAACCGGTCGACAAAATCAGCGGATGGTCCGTTTGAAATCCCTATCAGCGATTCTGAAGATGCTGGCAAGAGCACCGACGTCTAAGCCATCCTTTTTCCATGGGCACGCGGATTGGGTTGCGGGAACATCGAAATCACATGCGGTTGTGTCAGCCCATATAATGCGTACCTGCTAAAATTGATACTATATCAGCCGATTCGCCTTTATGTGGGCTGATAtgttaagaaaataataatatatatagttaagcTTTAAATGCTAACTTACCGATTTGGGTTCTAGGACAAGAAGATAGGAAAGGATGTTTACATTACTGTTTTACTCAAAGCTAGCTAGCCGGCTGTCTCTTAAAGAACGTGGACGTGAAAGGCCCGTCGCCTTTTAGTACAAACGTAATCCGCATTTGTCAGTGTTTATTACCTCCCTCTGTTCGGTAATGTTgaatttgttctttttgttttccgtCATATAACGTACCTCCCTCTTTAGGCGCCCTACAAGACTAAGAGAGAGTTCCGTCTGTTGAATGGTAGGATTGAGTCATGAGTATTTTTGGTAAGAAAGGAACGGTGCGAGAGaccttttcttttgttactTTATATGGGACTGCTCTGGAAGGTCATCTGGCTCGCGCCTTTCACGGTCAAAACGCGTGGCTTGGGAACTTCACTTTCAGGACTTGTCGgatatggtttcaaaattttgcttcTTTGCAAAACGAGGATTTGAAACTTTCACTGCCTAAGCATTGCAAAATAAGGATTTAAAACTCTCATTTGTGAGTTCTTGTAAATTAAAAAGAGTTTGAAAAATGCAAGAGTCTGgtaaaactaaaagaaagaaaacattacCATGCTCAGAGAAATTCCAAACAATACAaagttttgacaaaaaacaTTTATAAATAAGTAATCATTTGAAAACcgaaatcattttcaaaattcgCTAAAGAAGTGAATTTAAAAGTTCAACacaacatttgaaaattttacaaaaaacacaagaatctatcgagattttaaaaatttcaagacaCAACTTGTTGAAGTTGAAAGATGACATGCTTGTAAGAGTCATGAGCTTTGTCAATGAAAATAGTTTGAAAGAGTCTGCCGAATTTTCTATTAAAATGTGTCGACTTagctaaaaagtttgttttcccTATAACAAGTGTAAGACTTTTGTAACAGAAGAAAAATTTCTAATGAAGCttcaaaacttttcaaaaaattgaacatgataaattttgaaattataaagaTAATTGTGAAAGTTGTCagtttataaaaaattgaacGTTTGCAAAAGATCTGTAAAACTAGGAAAACTtttacaaaacaaagaaaaatctcaaataaCGTAAATCTTTCATACAGACGTTTAAAAACATGCTAAAATCATTATCAAAATCACtaacaaagtttaaaaaatttagaagttgcttaaaatttttttaaaaattgaacgtatcaaacatttaaaaattttcatgcttTACTCTTTTAAGTTGTGAgttgcaaaatcattgaaagTTGTGACTTTCAGAAAATTGAAACTTCTCAAAATGTTTTGAAAGTGCACCATCTTGCAAAATAAGCATTTGAAAGTTTCAAGACCCAAGCTTAAAGAATTGTGAAAGTTGGGAGTTCTTACAATCTAAAATAAAAGACTTGTGAAAGTTGGGAGTTCTTACAATCTAAAATAAAAGACTTGTGAAAGTTATGAGTTCTTATAAACTAAATACAGTATAAATGTGTAAAGGTTTTGTAAATAGAAATACATTTACCAAAAACTCTTGAAAAACATGTTGCCTTGTAAGAGCTGAAATCACTTTCAATATTCGCTTAAAAATCCCATTTGTAAATTCAACACGAcacttaacttttttttcaaaagctaaACTGTACCAAGCTTTGAAAAGTTTCCAAACTTGTCAAAATAGGGAGTTGCTAAACGTATGAAACTTGTGAGTTTTGTAACAATTTGCATGtgattagaaatttttttactaaaaCTTGTCAAGTTAGTCAAAGAGTTTGTGTTCCATATAAAATGTGTAAAAAGTGCAACAAATTtgtaaaacacaaaaaattttgatatgaaaGCTTCAAAACTTTTTAAGA
Coding sequences:
- the LOC116260586 gene encoding fra a 1-associated protein-like; its protein translation is MDEEKRWRRRTGDEGFRGIGEGGDVVEVGGSGDRCSMRRVVKNHCWTEEVDPGNFVRKCEKTQQLLRKCVGRPVEVVESDTEYSEENVTYNTSIDSLPYESSNPEPFTFPGLRSDLEFLEQGIVGSFSRFIEAAEEMKNYFQSLSGFSRDWESRNRSTKSADGPFEIPISDSEDAGKSTDV